GCGTCGGCACATGGCTCGTGCATCGCGACGTGCCCGGCATCCGCTTCGGCGAGCGGTGGAATCATCTCGGCATGCGCGCGACCGGTAGCCACGAGGTGATCTTCGACAACGTGCGCGTGCCGCTCGACCACGCGGTCGACCTGCAGCCGCCGCAGCACGCCACCGGCATGGACCCGCTGACCGGCATCTGGATGAACGTGCTGGTGCCGTCGATCTACGACGGCGTTGCGCGCGCCGCACGCGACTGGTTCGTGCAATGGGCCGCGCAGCGCGCGCCTTCCGGACTCGACGCGCCGCTGTCGAGCCTCGATCGGTTTCAGCAGACGGCGGGCCGCATCGACGCGTTACTGTTCAACAACCGCACGCTGCTCGACGCGGGCGCGGGCGGTCTCGTCGATGCGGCGCAGGCGCCGGCGATCAAGTATCTGGTCAGCCAGAACGCGATCGAAGCCGTGCAGCTGGCGCTCGAAGCGAGCAGCAATCCGGGACTGAGCCGCAACAACCCGTTGGAGCGCCACTACCGCGACGTGCTGTGCGCGCGCATTCATACGCCACAGAACGATACGGTGCTCGGCAAGCTCGGGCGCGCCGCGTTTGCAGGGGTTGCCGGGGTTACTACTCCATAGATTCGGCCCGCGCGTTAAGCGCGCGGCCCCCTCTCAAGCCAGCACGTCGGAAAACACTCGTGTCGCGAAGCGCTGCGAACTCGTGCCCGCATTGAGCACGCCGACCGATTTCAGATCGTCCGCGTAAAGC
The sequence above is drawn from the Paraburkholderia sprentiae WSM5005 genome and encodes:
- a CDS encoding acyl-CoA dehydrogenase family protein is translated as MTSRPPDSALAEAERDAAALDALADLDSAQAAAWLDALTREFAAGAAALDAGPLFPHDNLARLRRAGLLSLTVPRALGGRQATLAQTLRVVRAVARAEPSTALILVMQCLYHLRLQANPNWPAALKERIARDAAERGALINSLRVEPELGSPSRGGLPATIGRREDGHWLLNGRKLYSTGSPGLTWFAVWGRTDEASPRVGTWLVHRDVPGIRFGERWNHLGMRATGSHEVIFDNVRVPLDHAVDLQPPQHATGMDPLTGIWMNVLVPSIYDGVARAARDWFVQWAAQRAPSGLDAPLSSLDRFQQTAGRIDALLFNNRTLLDAGAGGLVDAAQAPAIKYLVSQNAIEAVQLALEASSNPGLSRNNPLERHYRDVLCARIHTPQNDTVLGKLGRAAFAGVAGVTTP